A stretch of the Nothobranchius furzeri strain GRZ-AD chromosome 5, NfurGRZ-RIMD1, whole genome shotgun sequence genome encodes the following:
- the LOC139070172 gene encoding uncharacterized protein, translating to MEEQSLKLQNVKLDFEMEREDNKLLCDQVGDLKRKLAFFNNKLSQKTEKVRELEEKLEEQTLELQATRFKLDDSEYECRFLRDLNSSLSEKNKDFEEKLQHTTIDLEKSRENVEIQKIALDQSVLDVHYACEKISSLECQTEEFIEVTSALVEDNECLEENVEHLTEKLTTNQVLNQVLHEQVLYLKAKHTESEKLVQAEECLSRSENQVKKDLNLKPKRQKKKLFQTFKKKCSSLIKKSG from the coding sequence atggaagaacaaagtcttaaactccaGAACGTTAAATTGGACTTTGAGATGGAGAGGGAAGACAATAAGTTACTTTGTGACCAAGTTGGGGATCTGAAGAGAAAACTTGCCTTTTTTAACAACAAGTTATCTCAGAAAACCGAGAAAGTTCGAGAACTAGAGGAGAAACTAGAAGAACAGACTCTGGAGCTCCAAGCCACACGTTTTAAACTCGACGATTCTGAATATGAGTGTAGGTTCCTGCGCGATTTAAACAGCTCCCTCTCTGAAAAAAACAAAGACTTTGAAGAGAAACTCCAGCACACTACCATAGACCTGGAGAAGAGTCGAGAGAACGTGGAAATTCAGAAAATAGCTTTGGATCAAAGCGTTTTGGACGTCCATTATGCCTGTGAGAAAATTAGCAGCCTTGAATGCCAAACTGAGGAGTTTATAGAAGTTACTAGCGCTCTGGTTGAGGATAATGAATGCTTGGAGGAGAATGTTGAGCATTTAACGGAGAAACTTACAACAAACCAGGTCCTAAATCAAGTCCTTCACGAACAAGTCCTGTATCTAAAAGCTAAACACACAGAATCTGAAAAGTTAGTCCAGGCAGAGGAGTGTTTGTCTCGGTCAGAGAACCAAGTGAAGAAAGACTTAAATCTGAAACCCAAGCgtcagaagaagaaacttttccaaacctttaaaaagaaatgtagCTCTCTCATTAAGAAGTCTGGATAA
- the LOC139061570 gene encoding spectrin alpha chain, non-erythrocytic 1-like → MREKEPIVGSPDYGKDEDLAEALLKKHEALMSDLSAYGSSIQALKEQAQSCRQQVAPTDDETGKELVLALYDYQEKSPREVTMKKGDILTLLNSTNKVVLLELASLAE, encoded by the exons atgagggagaaggagcccatcgttggaagtccagactacgggaaagacgaggacttggccgag gctctcctgaagaagcacgaggccctgatgtcggacctgtcggcttacggcagcagcatccaggctctgaaggagcaggcccagtcctgcagg caacaagtggctccaactgacgatgagaccgggaaggagctggttctggctctgtacgactaccaggagaagagtcctcgagaggtcaccatgaagaagggcgacatcctcacgctgctcaacagcaccaacaag gttgttttacttgaactcgcgtctttagctgaatga
- the LOC129156074 gene encoding spectrin alpha chain, non-erythrocytic 1-like, with amino-acid sequence MLEKSCKKFMLFREANELQQWINEKEGALTNEEVGSDLEQVEVLQKKFDDFQKDLKANESRLRDINKVASELESEGLIAEEAPMVQAQQQEHLGSAPGKDEADSNTASPWKTVRLGVQTTAN; translated from the exons ATGCTGGAGAAGAGCTGCAAGAAGTTCATGTTGTTCCGCGAAGCCAACGAGCTGCAGCAGTGGATCAACGAGAAGGAGGGCGCCCTGACCAACGAGGAGGTCGgctcggacctggagcaggtcgaggtcttgcagaagaagtttgacgacttccagaag gacctgaaggccaacgagtcccgcttgagggacatcaacaaggtggcatctgaactggagtcagaaggtctgattgctgaggaggctcctatggttcaggctcag caacaagaacatctgggttctgctcctggaaag gatgaagccgactctaacacggcgtcaccctggaag accgtacggttgggcgttcagacgacggctaactaa
- the LOC129156075 gene encoding spectrin alpha chain, non-erythrocytic 1-like, giving the protein MLGSAHEVQRFHRDADETKEWIEEKNQALNTDNYGHDLASVQALQRKHEGFERDLAALGDKVKSLGETAERLIQSHPEAVDDIQEKCTELNTAWSSLVGRANQRKEKLGNSHDLQRFLSDFRDLMSWINGIRGLVSSDELAKDVTGAEALLECHQVSARFCKMLPMQPDHFL; this is encoded by the exons atgctgggcagcgcccatgaggtgcagcgcttccacag agacgctgatgagaccaaagagtggatcgaggagaagaaccaggccctgaacacagacaactacggccacgacctggccagcgttcaggctctgcagcgtaaacatgaaggctttgagcgtgacctggcagctctgggtgataag GTGAAGTCTCTGGGAGAGACAGCAGAACGCCTGATCCAGTCCCACCCTGAGGCTGTGGATGACATCCAGGAGAAATGCACGGAGCTGAACACGGCCTGGAGCAGCCTGGTGGGTCGGGCCAACCAGCGCAAGGAGAAGCTGGGGAACTCTCACGACCTGCAGCGCTTCCTGTCAGACTTCAG GGACCTGATGTCATGGATTAACGGAATCCGGGGCTTGGTGTCCTCCGATGAGCTGGCCAAAGACGTGACGGGAGCCGAGGCTCTTTTAGAATGCCATCAGGTTTCTGCCCGGTTCTGTAAAATGCTTCCGATGCAACCGGATCACTTCCTCTGA